The Candidatus Binataceae bacterium genome has a window encoding:
- a CDS encoding HlyD family efflux transporter periplasmic adaptor subunit: protein MAQPSKTASRRPPWTRALGRTLSGVLVLAALVLGWVVYRAYFANPRTDDAYVRADTASVAAHVSGQILQLPIKDNQRVKKGDLLFVVDPRPYKLALDTAWTKLHLTQIEIKTLQDTIKAADAQLSLRKADAANIKQYLDRIVPLRERDFVTDNEVVEARNKLKAAQAGVAAATSDLQKAQDALGVLGDVNQRIRAAQEAIDDAQLNYDYCFVRAPFDGYVTNLNIAEGQYANVGQPVLTLIDDSNWYVLAYFREDLLDRIRPGMGADVSLLSYPGRLFHGEVEGIGWGLFQSNGATVGGLPNVEETLNWVRLNQRFPVRISLKHADANHPFRMGQTAVVTVRGR from the coding sequence ACGGCATCGAGACGGCCCCCGTGGACGCGAGCGCTCGGGCGAACGTTGAGCGGTGTTCTGGTCCTGGCGGCCTTGGTGCTGGGGTGGGTCGTTTACCGAGCGTATTTTGCAAATCCGCGGACTGATGACGCCTACGTTCGCGCGGACACGGCGTCGGTGGCGGCCCATGTCAGTGGTCAAATCCTTCAACTACCCATAAAGGACAACCAGCGAGTAAAGAAGGGCGACCTTTTGTTCGTGGTCGATCCACGTCCCTACAAACTTGCGCTGGATACCGCGTGGACCAAACTGCACTTGACCCAGATCGAGATCAAAACGCTGCAAGACACGATCAAGGCGGCGGATGCCCAGTTGTCCCTGCGCAAGGCTGACGCGGCAAATATCAAACAGTATCTGGACCGTATCGTCCCGTTGCGCGAGCGCGATTTCGTTACCGATAACGAGGTGGTTGAGGCGCGCAACAAGCTTAAGGCCGCGCAGGCGGGCGTCGCTGCCGCGACTTCTGATCTGCAGAAGGCGCAAGATGCGTTGGGTGTTTTGGGCGATGTCAACCAGCGAATCCGTGCGGCTCAGGAAGCGATTGACGACGCGCAGCTCAACTACGATTACTGCTTCGTGCGTGCGCCTTTTGATGGCTACGTAACCAACCTGAACATTGCCGAGGGGCAGTACGCCAATGTCGGGCAGCCCGTGCTTACTCTGATTGACGACAGCAATTGGTACGTGCTCGCGTATTTCAGAGAAGACCTGCTGGATCGAATCCGGCCTGGAATGGGCGCTGACGTCTCGCTGCTGAGCTACCCGGGAAGGCTTTTCCACGGAGAGGTGGAGGGGATCGGGTGGGGACTCTTTCAATCCAATGGTGCTACGGTCGGCGGCCTGCCGAATGTCGAAGAGACGCTCAACTGGGTGCGACTTAATCAACGCTTTCCCGTTCGAATCAGCCTTAAGCATGCTGACGCCAACCATCCGTTTCGTATGGGCCAAACGGCAGTAGTCACGGTAAGGGGCAGATAG